In Saccharothrix syringae, the following are encoded in one genomic region:
- a CDS encoding sensor histidine kinase — protein MGAAEVRVLRTGRRLAVVFRTAVLVGLAIAVAVGSPSPPAVVLGLLVWGAVFAVRAPRGWVLVVDVGVVCGLCLAQRWLVGADSLADSANWVLTLASITAVAHQWHVTARGGAVLTGAIVASRVVGAVVAGAGGWLAVLPVALWTFAEAGMSRGMLLLVRAAGRAADAAIAEAERARREAEVARVRRADELAHLAVLHDTAAATLFAAGNGVVDGLARSAARDIAALVGPVGAGDLAPAGWAGAGDPGVAGVVGQVRGGGPDLAPVGWVGAGDPGVAAPAGQVRTGGLGVAGVVGRAGAGDLDLVPLLRDEARNSPLDVRVTGPVTLPVPAAVADAVRRAVREALVNVVRHAGVGEARLCVRDGGGVVAVEVEDRGSGFDPDRVSPHRRGIALSVVDRMAQAGGRAEVVSRPGGGTSVRLAWSRG, from the coding sequence GTGGGGGCGGCTGAGGTGCGGGTCCTGCGGACCGGGCGCCGGTTGGCCGTGGTGTTCCGGACCGCGGTGCTGGTGGGGCTCGCGATCGCCGTCGCGGTCGGGTCGCCCTCGCCGCCCGCCGTCGTGCTCGGGTTGCTGGTGTGGGGCGCGGTGTTCGCCGTCCGCGCGCCGCGCGGGTGGGTGCTGGTCGTCGACGTCGGGGTGGTGTGCGGCCTCTGCCTGGCCCAGCGGTGGCTGGTGGGCGCCGACTCGCTGGCCGACAGCGCGAACTGGGTGCTGACGCTCGCCTCGATCACCGCCGTGGCGCACCAGTGGCACGTCACGGCCCGGGGTGGCGCGGTGCTGACGGGCGCGATCGTGGCGAGCCGGGTCGTGGGCGCGGTGGTGGCCGGTGCCGGCGGGTGGCTCGCCGTGCTGCCGGTGGCGCTGTGGACGTTCGCCGAGGCCGGGATGTCGCGCGGGATGCTCCTGCTGGTGCGGGCGGCGGGCCGGGCGGCGGACGCCGCCATCGCCGAGGCCGAGCGGGCCCGGCGGGAGGCCGAGGTCGCCCGGGTCCGGCGCGCCGACGAGCTGGCGCACCTGGCGGTGCTGCACGACACCGCCGCGGCCACGCTGTTCGCCGCCGGGAACGGGGTGGTCGACGGGCTGGCGCGGAGTGCGGCACGGGACATCGCCGCGTTGGTCGGGCCGGTGGGCGCCGGTGACCTCGCGCCGGCCGGCTGGGCGGGTGCGGGTGACCCTGGCGTCGCCGGGGTGGTCGGGCAGGTGCGGGGTGGTGGTCCCGACCTCGCGCCGGTCGGGTGGGTGGGTGCGGGTGACCCCGGCGTCGCCGCGCCGGCCGGGCAGGTGCGCACCGGTGGTCTTGGCGTTGCCGGGGTGGTCGGGCGGGCGGGTGCCGGTGACCTCGACCTCGTCCCCCTGCTGCGCGACGAGGCGCGGAACTCGCCGCTGGACGTGCGCGTGACCGGGCCGGTGACCCTGCCGGTGCCGGCGGCCGTCGCGGACGCGGTCCGCCGGGCCGTGCGGGAAGCGCTGGTCAACGTCGTGCGGCACGCCGGGGTGGGCGAGGCCCGGCTGTGCGTGCGGGACGGCGGCGGCGTGGTGGCGGTCGAGGTGGAGGACCGGGGGAGCGGGTTCGACCCCGACCGCGTCTCGCCGCACCGCCGGGGGATCGCGCTGTCCGTCGTCGACCGCATGGCGCAGGCGGGTGGCCGGGCCGAGGTCGTGAGCAGGCCCGGTGGCGGCACGTCGGTCAGGTTGGCGTGGTCCCGTGGATGA
- a CDS encoding methyltransferase domain-containing protein, which yields MSSLLALLDAGDAQPAAGELRARSYDLLGDLTGRTVVDVGCGGGRAVAELAGRGARAIGVDLDPDMVAAARERLPAGEFHVGDARALPLGTGSVAGYRADKVLHLLDDPARAVAEARRVLAPGGRVVLLGPDWDAIAIDSDDPATTRRLVHAKADAFPSPRAARGYRNLLLDAGFTDPVVEVRTSVFTDDLALALLRRITDEEGWLAEQAERARANRILVAVPMFLVAAQG from the coding sequence ATGTCCAGCCTCCTCGCCCTCCTCGACGCCGGCGACGCGCAGCCCGCGGCCGGCGAACTGCGCGCGCGTTCCTACGACCTGCTCGGCGACCTCACCGGCCGAACCGTGGTCGACGTCGGCTGCGGCGGTGGCCGCGCGGTCGCCGAGCTGGCCGGGCGCGGTGCCCGCGCGATCGGCGTCGACCTCGACCCCGACATGGTCGCCGCGGCTCGGGAACGCCTGCCGGCCGGGGAGTTCCACGTCGGCGACGCCCGCGCGCTCCCCCTGGGAACCGGCTCGGTGGCCGGTTACCGCGCGGACAAGGTGCTGCACCTGCTCGACGACCCGGCGCGGGCCGTGGCCGAGGCACGCCGGGTGCTCGCGCCGGGCGGGCGGGTCGTGCTGCTCGGCCCGGACTGGGACGCGATCGCCATCGACTCGGACGACCCGGCGACCACCCGCCGGCTGGTGCACGCGAAGGCGGACGCGTTCCCGTCGCCGCGCGCCGCCCGGGGCTACCGCAACCTGCTGCTCGACGCCGGGTTCACCGACCCGGTCGTCGAGGTGCGCACCAGCGTGTTCACCGACGACCTCGCGCTGGCCCTGCTGCGCCGGATCACCGACGAGGAGGGCTGGCTCGCCGAGCAGGCCGAACGCGCCCGCGCGAACCGCATCCTCGTCGCGGTGCCGATGTTCCTCGTCGCCGCGCAGGGGTAG
- the katG gene encoding catalase/peroxidase HPI yields the protein MSDLGATPPSSAQGVDQKAAAGCPVAHDSVTAHGSESENPAIDSPTPKTGGRPRTNRDWWPNQLDLSVLHAHSSKGNPLGEGFSYAEEFAKLDVEALKRDIVEVLTTSQDWWPADFGHYGGLMIRMSWHAAGTYRTHDGRGGAGDGGQRFAPLNSWPDNANLDKARRLLWPVKQKYGQKISWADLLVLAGNVALESMGFKTFGFGFGREDVWEPEEIIWGPEDAWLGDERYVSETEMAPEVGATEMGLIYVNPEGPRGNADPLAAAHFIRETFGRMAMNDEETVALIAGGHTFGKTHGAGVADAHVGPEPEGAPLEAQGLGWLSTHGSGKGADTITSGLEVTWTDKPTQWSNRFFEILFGYEWELTTSPGGAKQWVAKDAEEIIPDAHDPSKKHKPTMLTTDLSLRVDPAYEKISRRFLENPDEFALAFAKAWYKLLHRDMGPVSRFLGPWVPEAQLWQDPVPAVDHELVGDADVAALKAKVLESGLTTAELVTTAWASAASFRSTDKRGGANGARIRLEPQRNWEVNQPEQLGKVLEVLEGVRREFNEAGGAKISLADLIVLAGSAAVEAAARDAGFQVTVPFRPGRTDAAQEQTDVESFQVLEPRADGFRNYVRAGVKLQPEVLLVDRAYMLDLTAPEMTVLVGGLRALGTNHNGTRHGVFTDRPGVLTNDFFANLLSPGTRWVASESEEGVYEIRDLGTDEVKWTATAVDLVFGSNSQLRALAEVYASEDAREKFVLDFVAAWTKVMELDRFDLV from the coding sequence ATGAGCGACCTCGGGGCAACGCCCCCCTCCAGTGCCCAGGGCGTGGACCAGAAGGCCGCGGCCGGCTGCCCGGTCGCGCACGACTCCGTGACCGCGCACGGCAGCGAGAGCGAGAACCCGGCGATCGACTCGCCGACCCCGAAGACGGGGGGCCGTCCGCGCACGAACCGGGACTGGTGGCCCAACCAGCTGGACCTGTCCGTGCTGCACGCCCACTCGTCGAAGGGCAACCCGCTGGGCGAGGGCTTCTCCTACGCCGAGGAGTTCGCCAAGCTCGACGTCGAAGCCCTCAAGCGCGACATCGTCGAGGTCCTGACCACCTCGCAGGACTGGTGGCCGGCCGACTTCGGCCACTACGGCGGTCTCATGATCCGCATGAGCTGGCACGCCGCGGGCACCTACCGCACCCACGACGGCCGCGGCGGCGCCGGTGACGGCGGCCAGCGCTTCGCCCCGCTCAACAGCTGGCCCGACAACGCCAACCTGGACAAGGCGCGCCGGCTGCTGTGGCCGGTCAAGCAGAAGTACGGCCAGAAGATCTCGTGGGCCGACCTGCTGGTGCTCGCCGGCAACGTCGCCCTGGAGTCGATGGGCTTCAAGACCTTCGGCTTCGGCTTCGGCCGCGAGGACGTCTGGGAGCCCGAGGAGATCATCTGGGGCCCGGAGGACGCCTGGCTGGGCGACGAGCGCTACGTCAGCGAGACCGAGATGGCGCCCGAGGTCGGCGCCACCGAGATGGGCCTGATCTACGTCAACCCCGAGGGCCCGCGCGGCAACGCGGACCCGCTGGCGGCGGCCCACTTCATCCGGGAGACCTTCGGCCGGATGGCGATGAACGACGAGGAGACCGTCGCCCTCATCGCCGGCGGCCACACCTTCGGCAAGACCCACGGCGCCGGCGTGGCCGACGCCCACGTGGGCCCGGAGCCCGAGGGCGCCCCGCTGGAGGCGCAGGGCCTGGGCTGGCTGAGCACCCACGGCAGCGGCAAGGGCGCGGACACGATCACCAGCGGCCTCGAGGTGACGTGGACCGACAAGCCGACGCAGTGGAGCAACCGCTTCTTCGAGATCCTGTTCGGCTACGAGTGGGAGCTCACCACGAGCCCCGGCGGCGCCAAGCAGTGGGTCGCCAAGGACGCCGAGGAGATCATCCCGGACGCCCACGACCCGTCGAAGAAGCACAAGCCGACGATGCTCACGACCGACCTGTCGCTGCGCGTCGACCCGGCGTACGAGAAGATCTCCCGCCGCTTCCTGGAGAACCCGGACGAGTTCGCGCTGGCGTTCGCCAAGGCGTGGTACAAGCTGCTGCACCGCGACATGGGCCCGGTCAGCCGCTTCCTGGGCCCGTGGGTGCCCGAGGCGCAGCTGTGGCAGGACCCGGTGCCGGCCGTCGACCACGAGCTGGTCGGTGACGCCGACGTCGCCGCCCTCAAGGCGAAGGTCCTGGAGTCCGGCCTCACCACCGCCGAGCTGGTCACCACCGCCTGGGCCTCGGCCGCGAGCTTCCGGTCCACCGACAAGCGCGGTGGCGCCAACGGCGCCCGGATCCGCCTGGAGCCGCAGCGCAACTGGGAGGTCAACCAGCCCGAGCAGCTCGGGAAGGTGCTGGAGGTCCTGGAGGGCGTCCGGCGCGAGTTCAACGAGGCGGGCGGCGCGAAGATCTCGCTGGCCGACCTGATCGTGCTGGCCGGCTCGGCCGCCGTCGAGGCGGCGGCGCGCGACGCCGGGTTCCAGGTCACCGTGCCGTTCCGGCCGGGGCGCACCGACGCCGCGCAGGAGCAGACCGACGTCGAGTCGTTCCAGGTCCTCGAACCGCGCGCCGACGGGTTCCGCAACTACGTGCGCGCCGGCGTGAAGCTCCAGCCGGAGGTGCTGCTGGTCGACCGCGCCTACATGCTCGACCTGACCGCGCCCGAGATGACCGTCCTGGTCGGCGGCCTGCGCGCGCTGGGCACCAACCACAACGGCACCCGCCACGGCGTGTTCACCGACCGGCCGGGCGTGCTCACCAACGACTTCTTCGCCAACCTGCTCTCGCCGGGTACCCGGTGGGTGGCGTCGGAGTCCGAGGAGGGCGTCTACGAGATCCGCGACCTGGGCACCGACGAGGTGAAGTGGACCGCCACCGCGGTCGACCTCGTCTTCGGCTCGAACTCCCAGCTGCGGGCCCTCGCGGAGGTCTACGCCAGCGAGGACGCCCGCGAGAAGTTCGTGCTGGACTTCGTCGCGGCGTGGACCAAGGTCATGGAGCTGGACCGGTTCGACCTGGTCTGA
- a CDS encoding response regulator: MLRVLVVDDQDLFRGGFAMILDAQPDMTVVGEAADGAEAVRLATGLEPDVVLMDVRMPGVDGVTATREICARTAAKVVVLTMFDLDEHVYAALAAGASGFLLKDIRRDQLVDAVRLVAAGDALLAPSVTRRLVADLARRGHAVPALAARLAELTERERDTLRHLARGRSNAEIAGALFVSEHTVKTHVSNLLGKLGLRDRAQAVVFAYESGLVIAGRS; the protein is encoded by the coding sequence ATGCTGCGCGTGCTCGTGGTCGACGACCAGGACCTGTTCCGCGGCGGCTTCGCGATGATCCTCGACGCGCAGCCGGACATGACCGTCGTGGGCGAGGCCGCGGACGGTGCCGAGGCGGTCCGGTTGGCGACCGGGCTGGAGCCGGACGTGGTGCTGATGGACGTCCGCATGCCCGGCGTGGACGGCGTCACCGCGACCCGGGAGATCTGCGCGCGGACCGCGGCCAAGGTCGTCGTGCTGACCATGTTCGACCTGGACGAGCACGTCTACGCTGCGCTCGCCGCGGGCGCGAGCGGCTTCCTGCTCAAGGACATCCGCCGCGACCAGCTCGTCGACGCGGTCCGGCTCGTCGCCGCCGGTGACGCGCTGCTCGCGCCCAGCGTGACCCGCCGGCTCGTCGCGGACCTCGCCCGGCGCGGCCACGCCGTCCCGGCGCTGGCGGCCCGGTTGGCGGAGCTGACCGAACGGGAGCGGGACACGCTGCGGCACCTCGCCCGCGGCCGGTCCAACGCGGAGATCGCGGGTGCGCTGTTCGTCAGCGAGCACACGGTCAAGACGCACGTGAGCAACCTGCTGGGCAAGCTGGGGCTGCGCGACCGGGCCCAGGCGGTGGTGTTCGCCTACGAGTCCGGTCTGGTCATCGCGGGCCGGTCCTGA
- a CDS encoding LLM class flavin-dependent oxidoreductase gives MKKIGFLSFGHWSDSPHSQTRTAADAVLQAVDLAVAAEEIGLDGAYFRVHHFARQLASPFPLLAAIGARTERIEIGTGVIDMRYENPMYMAEDAGAADLIAGGRLQLGVSRGSPEQVIDGWRYFGYQPSEGDTDADMARKHTEVLLKVLEGKGFAQPNPRPMFANPPGLLRVEPHSPGLRDRIWWGAGSNATAVWAAEQGMHLMSSTLKNDEGGAPFHVQQAEQIRAFRKAWSRAGWQHEPRVSVSRSIFALTSDLDHAYFGDDGDSADQVGYIDAETRAIFGRTYAAEPDVLIGQLAEDEAIAEADTLLLTVPNQLGVDYNAHVLDSILTHVAPALGWR, from the coding sequence GTGAAGAAAATCGGATTCCTCTCCTTCGGCCACTGGTCCGACAGCCCGCACTCGCAGACCAGGACGGCGGCGGACGCGGTGCTCCAGGCCGTCGACCTCGCCGTGGCCGCCGAGGAGATCGGCCTGGACGGCGCCTACTTCCGGGTGCACCACTTCGCCCGGCAGCTGGCCTCGCCGTTCCCGCTGCTGGCCGCCATCGGCGCCAGGACCGAGCGCATCGAGATCGGCACCGGCGTGATCGACATGCGCTACGAGAACCCGATGTACATGGCCGAGGACGCCGGCGCCGCCGACCTGATCGCCGGCGGCAGGCTCCAGCTCGGCGTCTCCCGGGGATCACCGGAGCAGGTCATCGACGGCTGGCGCTACTTCGGCTACCAGCCGAGCGAGGGCGACACCGACGCCGACATGGCCCGCAAGCACACCGAGGTGCTGCTGAAGGTGCTGGAAGGCAAGGGCTTCGCCCAGCCCAACCCGCGCCCGATGTTCGCCAACCCGCCGGGGCTGCTGCGCGTCGAACCCCACTCCCCCGGACTGCGCGACCGCATCTGGTGGGGTGCCGGTTCCAACGCCACCGCCGTCTGGGCGGCCGAGCAGGGCATGCACCTGATGAGCTCGACGCTGAAGAACGACGAGGGCGGGGCGCCGTTCCACGTGCAGCAGGCCGAGCAGATCCGGGCGTTCCGCAAGGCGTGGTCGCGGGCCGGGTGGCAGCACGAGCCCCGCGTGTCGGTCTCGCGCAGCATCTTCGCCCTCACCTCCGACCTCGACCACGCCTACTTCGGCGACGACGGCGACAGCGCGGACCAGGTGGGCTACATCGACGCCGAGACCAGGGCCATCTTCGGCCGCACCTACGCCGCCGAACCGGACGTCCTGATCGGGCAGCTGGCCGAGGACGAGGCGATCGCCGAGGCCGACACGCTGCTGCTGACCGTGCCCAACCAGCTCGGGGTCGACTACAACGCGCACGTGCTCGACAGCATCCTGACCCACGTCGCACCCGCCCTCGGCTGGCGCTGA
- a CDS encoding MerR family transcriptional regulator, with protein sequence MKSSPMTIGEVADHFGLPAHVLRHWESVGLLAPARVEGGRRRYTRDDLVRVASIVVAKQAGLSLPDIRDFLASLRTPARKDVLRRNQRALRARMAALRSALDLVEAGLNCSHEDITTCPNYRAHVAELMPAGS encoded by the coding sequence ATGAAGTCAAGCCCGATGACGATCGGCGAGGTGGCCGACCACTTCGGCCTGCCGGCGCACGTGCTGCGGCACTGGGAGTCGGTCGGCCTGCTCGCCCCCGCCCGCGTCGAGGGCGGCCGCCGCCGCTACACCCGCGACGACCTGGTCCGGGTGGCCTCGATCGTGGTCGCGAAGCAGGCCGGCCTGTCGCTGCCGGACATCCGGGACTTCCTCGCCTCCCTCCGCACCCCGGCGCGCAAGGACGTGCTGCGCCGCAACCAGCGGGCGTTGCGGGCCAGGATGGCGGCGCTGCGGTCGGCGCTCGACCTCGTCGAGGCCGGGCTGAACTGCTCGCACGAGGACATCACGACCTGCCCGAACTACCGGGCCCACGTGGCGGAGCTGATGCCCGCCGGCTCCTGA
- the cysS gene encoding cysteine--tRNA ligase has translation MAAGVTPRLYNSLGRKQVGFRPLVPGRVSIYSCGPTVYSDPHLGNMRPYVFSDTLRRMFEWKGLEVVQTVNITDVGHTVGDTDLGEDKVELAARRQETSVWEVTRRHTEAYFRDLADLNVLPHTHNPRASDHVPQMIEFVRVLEERGFTYRLDSGLYFDTGRSPDYGLLALMPAGAESDVVRLEVVPGKRSRADFAVWRSERDRRRLVHWESPWGPGVPGWHLECSVMSRDLLGDRFDIHTGGVDHREIHHVNEIAQSTAFLGVADAARWVPLWMHNEFVLFGRQKMAKSRGRMPVLRDVVSAGYHPLVFRYHLLGAHYRSQMDIGDEGLRAAAAALRRLLGRVAPLRPLPEVPTFAAAHAALTGEAGRAALARVDEAVSDDLNTARVLAELNGVLRDEALGEADKAVLVAAVDVLLGLRLRSLSPEEVTAGGELAVAADFVEELVAARAQARRDRDWARADEIRAQLAELGVRVVDTPTGSHWEPVATGSPD, from the coding sequence GTGGCGGCAGGTGTCACGCCTCGGCTGTACAACTCGCTGGGCCGGAAGCAGGTCGGGTTCCGGCCGCTGGTCCCCGGTCGGGTGAGCATCTACTCCTGCGGGCCCACCGTGTACTCGGACCCCCACCTGGGCAACATGCGCCCCTACGTCTTCAGCGACACGCTGCGCCGGATGTTCGAGTGGAAGGGCCTGGAGGTCGTCCAGACCGTCAACATCACCGACGTCGGGCACACCGTGGGCGACACCGACCTGGGCGAGGACAAGGTCGAGCTGGCGGCGCGGCGGCAGGAGACCTCGGTCTGGGAGGTCACCCGGCGCCACACCGAGGCGTACTTCCGCGACCTGGCCGACCTGAACGTGCTGCCCCACACGCACAACCCGCGGGCGAGCGACCACGTGCCGCAGATGATCGAGTTCGTGCGCGTGCTGGAGGAGCGGGGCTTCACCTACCGGCTGGACTCGGGGCTGTACTTCGACACCGGCCGGTCGCCCGACTACGGGCTGCTGGCGCTCATGCCCGCGGGCGCGGAGTCGGACGTGGTGCGGCTGGAGGTCGTGCCGGGCAAGCGCTCGCGCGCGGACTTCGCGGTGTGGCGCTCCGAGCGGGACCGGCGGCGGCTGGTGCACTGGGAGTCGCCGTGGGGGCCCGGCGTGCCCGGCTGGCACCTGGAGTGCTCGGTGATGAGCCGCGACCTGCTCGGCGACCGGTTCGACATCCACACCGGGGGCGTGGACCACCGGGAGATCCACCACGTCAACGAGATCGCCCAGAGCACGGCGTTCCTCGGCGTGGCGGACGCGGCGCGGTGGGTGCCGCTGTGGATGCACAACGAGTTCGTGCTGTTCGGGCGGCAGAAGATGGCCAAGTCCCGGGGCCGGATGCCGGTGCTGCGCGACGTGGTCTCGGCGGGGTACCACCCGTTGGTGTTCCGGTACCACCTGCTCGGGGCGCACTACCGCAGCCAGATGGACATCGGCGACGAGGGCCTGCGCGCCGCCGCGGCGGCCCTGCGGCGGCTGCTGGGCCGGGTGGCCCCGCTGCGGCCGCTGCCGGAGGTGCCCACCTTCGCCGCGGCGCACGCGGCGCTGACCGGTGAGGCGGGTCGCGCCGCGCTGGCGCGGGTGGACGAGGCGGTGTCGGACGACCTGAACACCGCCCGGGTGCTGGCCGAGCTCAACGGCGTGCTGCGCGACGAGGCGCTGGGCGAGGCGGACAAGGCGGTGCTGGTCGCCGCGGTGGACGTCCTGCTGGGTCTGCGGCTGCGGTCGCTGTCGCCGGAGGAGGTCACCGCGGGCGGCGAGCTCGCGGTGGCGGCGGACTTCGTCGAGGAGCTGGTGGCCGCGCGGGCGCAGGCCCGCCGCGACCGGGACTGGGCGCGGGCGGACGAGATCCGCGCGCAGCTCGCGGAGCTGGGGGTGCGGGTGGTGGACACCCCGACCGGGTCGCACTGGGAACCCGTGGCGACCGGCTCGCCGGACTGA
- a CDS encoding sensor histidine kinase has protein sequence MRTRDLALTAVVVAATAVPVAWTAGPPAVALAVLASAPVLWVHRRPLLVGLVVGLATTALATLYVAPVIPAGPLVAFSVIAASSTPAWRLVAVLVAAAGVTVSLVVPGDDDLATYRYLAVAYAAAYALGANTRARRAQAAAAAARERTRIAREMHDVLTHSVGMMVVQAEAGPLVVRSDPDRAVEVFDAIAATGRGAVARLREVIHALRSPGIDSLDELVTGVASLEVVGEPRPVPPEVDAAVYRIVQEALTNAARHASARSVRVRLRWRERALGVDVVDDGRGPAGGDGFGLLGMRERVAACGGTLRTGPGPGGAGFAVRATLPTT, from the coding sequence GTGCGCACACGTGACCTGGCCCTGACCGCGGTGGTGGTGGCGGCGACCGCGGTGCCGGTCGCGTGGACGGCGGGCCCGCCGGCGGTCGCCCTGGCGGTCCTGGCCTCGGCGCCGGTGCTGTGGGTGCACCGCCGGCCGCTGCTCGTCGGGCTCGTGGTGGGGCTCGCGACCACCGCGCTCGCGACGCTCTACGTGGCCCCGGTGATCCCGGCCGGGCCGCTGGTCGCGTTCTCCGTGATCGCGGCGTCGAGCACGCCCGCCTGGCGGTTGGTCGCGGTGCTGGTCGCGGCGGCGGGGGTGACGGTCTCGCTGGTCGTCCCCGGGGACGACGACCTGGCCACCTACCGGTACCTGGCGGTGGCGTACGCGGCGGCCTACGCGCTGGGCGCGAACACCAGGGCCCGGCGGGCGCAGGCCGCGGCTGCCGCCGCGCGGGAGCGGACCCGGATCGCCCGCGAGATGCACGACGTGCTCACCCACTCCGTGGGCATGATGGTCGTGCAGGCCGAGGCCGGTCCGCTGGTCGTGCGGTCGGACCCGGACCGGGCGGTCGAGGTGTTCGACGCGATCGCGGCCACCGGGCGCGGTGCCGTCGCGCGGCTCCGGGAGGTCATCCACGCGCTGCGCTCGCCCGGCATCGACTCGCTGGACGAGCTGGTCACCGGGGTCGCGTCGCTGGAGGTGGTGGGCGAGCCCCGGCCGGTGCCGCCCGAGGTGGACGCGGCCGTGTACCGGATCGTCCAGGAGGCGCTGACCAACGCGGCGCGGCACGCGTCGGCCCGGTCGGTCCGGGTGCGGCTGCGCTGGCGGGAACGCGCGCTGGGGGTGGACGTGGTCGACGACGGCCGCGGTCCCGCGGGCGGGGACGGGTTCGGGCTGCTCGGCATGCGCGAGCGCGTGGCCGCGTGCGGCGGGACGCTGCGGACCGGGCCGGGACCGGGCGGCGCGGGGTTCGCCGTGCGCGCGACCCTGCCGACGACCTGA
- a CDS encoding carboxylesterase/lipase family protein has translation MKLIVLLAALLVAPTPVAGAPGCTAQTSLGTVAGRAAGHLCVYRGIRYADAPRSRPPVPVGPWSGTFEATDASAVCPQFRDDVSEEYPDDRPVYLDEDCLRLNVWAPRGPGGHPVVVFVHGGAARFGTANEPRYDGTRPARDAVVVTLNYRLGLLGADNLFLRDQITALEWVRAHIASFGGDPGNVTAVGESEGAFSLSAMLATDHPQRLFRRVVLQSGSGYLVHSGPEPAVDLTGMSTLEVLRRQEELVGADPLAGAVHFGPHVDGELVRRPVIDAVEAGNARGIDVLIGSNRDEMGYFAQFDLGIARMTLDRYRAFFPPGLDLDEVAAAYRDEPDEVLAMLTDQTMRVPATRLAEAQGRWARSFMYRFDWGPAVHTAELPFVFGTLSFTGVPGGAEAFRADPAAARALSAGMRHAWASFARSGDPGWPEYRYGRATRTWDTPSGLVFAPGEAQRAAWDGYDFRYFR, from the coding sequence ATGAAGCTGATCGTGCTCCTGGCCGCGCTGCTGGTCGCGCCCACCCCGGTGGCGGGCGCACCCGGCTGCACGGCGCAGACCTCACTGGGCACCGTCGCGGGCCGGGCCGCCGGACACCTGTGCGTCTACCGCGGCATCCGGTACGCGGACGCGCCGAGGTCCCGGCCGCCCGTCCCGGTCGGACCGTGGTCGGGCACCTTCGAGGCGACCGACGCGAGCGCGGTGTGCCCGCAGTTCCGCGACGACGTCTCCGAGGAGTACCCCGACGACAGGCCCGTCTACCTGGACGAGGACTGCCTGCGCCTGAACGTGTGGGCACCGCGCGGGCCCGGCGGGCACCCCGTGGTCGTCTTCGTCCACGGCGGCGCCGCGCGGTTCGGCACGGCGAACGAACCGCGTTACGACGGCACCCGGCCGGCCCGCGACGCGGTCGTGGTGACGCTGAACTACCGCCTCGGCCTGCTGGGCGCGGACAACCTCTTCCTGCGCGACCAGATCACCGCGCTGGAGTGGGTGCGCGCGCACATCGCCTCGTTCGGCGGCGACCCCGGGAACGTCACGGCGGTCGGCGAGTCCGAGGGGGCGTTCTCGCTGAGCGCCATGCTCGCCACCGACCACCCGCAACGCCTGTTCCGCCGCGTGGTCCTGCAGAGCGGGTCCGGCTACCTGGTGCACTCCGGGCCCGAGCCCGCGGTGGACCTGACCGGGATGAGCACCCTGGAGGTGTTGCGCCGGCAGGAGGAGCTGGTCGGCGCCGACCCGCTGGCCGGAGCCGTCCACTTCGGACCGCACGTCGACGGCGAGCTGGTCCGGCGGCCCGTGATCGACGCCGTCGAGGCCGGGAACGCGCGCGGGATCGACGTGCTGATCGGCTCCAACCGGGACGAGATGGGCTACTTCGCCCAGTTCGACCTGGGGATCGCGCGGATGACGCTGGACCGGTACCGGGCGTTCTTCCCGCCGGGGCTGGACCTCGACGAGGTGGCCGCGGCCTACCGCGACGAACCGGACGAGGTGCTGGCCATGCTCACCGACCAGACCATGCGCGTCCCGGCGACCCGGCTCGCCGAGGCGCAGGGCCGGTGGGCGCGCAGCTTCATGTACCGGTTCGACTGGGGGCCCGCCGTGCACACCGCGGAGCTGCCGTTCGTGTTCGGGACGTTGAGCTTCACCGGGGTCCCGGGCGGGGCGGAGGCGTTCCGGGCCGATCCCGCCGCGGCACGGGCCCTGTCGGCCGGGATGCGGCACGCGTGGGCGTCGTTCGCCCGGAGCGGGGACCCGGGGTGGCCGGAGTACCGGTACGGGCGCGCCACCAGGACCTGGGACACGCCGTCGGGCCTGGTGTTCGCCCCCGGGGAGGCCCAACGCGCCGCGTGGGACGGGTACGACTTCCGGTACTTCCGGTGA
- a CDS encoding Fur family transcriptional regulator, which yields MSDFEAQLRSVSLRVTRPRLAVLKALRDHPHVDTETVISLVRVEHPTVSHQAVYDVLRVLTDVGLVRRIQPAGATARYESRVGDNHHHVVCRSCGAIADVDCTVGHSPCLTASDDRGYAVDEAEVVFWGTCPDCSTEHTASEPPVGRK from the coding sequence ATGTCCGACTTCGAGGCGCAGCTGCGGTCGGTCTCGTTGCGCGTGACCCGCCCCCGGTTGGCGGTGCTCAAGGCGCTGCGGGACCACCCGCACGTCGACACCGAGACGGTGATCTCCCTGGTGCGGGTCGAGCACCCCACCGTGTCCCACCAGGCGGTCTACGACGTGCTGCGGGTGCTGACCGACGTCGGCCTGGTGCGGCGCATCCAGCCCGCCGGGGCGACCGCCCGCTACGAGTCGCGGGTGGGGGACAACCACCACCACGTGGTGTGCCGCTCCTGCGGCGCGATCGCGGACGTCGACTGCACCGTCGGCCACAGCCCCTGCCTCACCGCCTCGGACGACCGCGGCTACGCGGTCGACGAGGCGGAGGTCGTCTTCTGGGGCACCTGCCCCGACTGCTCGACCGAACACACCGCCAGTGAACCGCCTGTTGGAAGGAAGTAG